ctctcctgcttaCAGTCTCCTCTGTAGTTCTGGGGTTGATGATGAGGATAAATGTATTGAGAATCTGCTGCAGTGGTTTAATGTTCTTTTGCCTCCTTCACCACTGTGTTACTGTTAACCACACATGCAGAAGGCAGAGGGAATCTCACAGCAATTTCTTCTACTTGAGTGCTTCACAGTCACTGGTGGATATCAAAGCAATAAAGGACTCTGCTAATAATGTGGCTGCTTAGAATGGAAATTCCTTCCTGCAAGGACATGCTAGGTCAGATAAAAAGGATCTTATAAGGCATGACaactttataaataatttataagaCTTAATTCCAGCACTTTGCAGGGTGGCACCTTTGAACTGAGTGCTGCCTcttaaaatgaagaattatttCTCATGCAGCAGACTTCTGTCTCTGGCCCTGCTGAAGATGGCTTTAAATGGAATCACCAGTTTGACACAAAGCAGTGTCACTTCAGTGCTTATTGTCTTTTAAGGCCTTGGTGTGAACTGTGACAGACCAGACTGAGCTTGAGCTGAAGGAATTATGAGTATATATTACTGAAGTAGCAAAGCCAAGTGTGCACTCTTAGCATCACAGTCCTGCTCTATGCAGCTTTCTGGGAGAATTTAGGagtaaaacttaaaaaatagtTTCCATAGTTATAAAAAGTATTGAAAGCCATAAGggggttttttaatattaattatttttcttggctGATGATATGCTCTGTTCTGTTTGTGTTCTAGAGTGAGGGGCTCCAAACCAATGAATGCTTTGCAGTGTGCTAGATATGTTTACCAGACAGAAGGTATCCGTGGTTTCTATAGGGGCCTGACTGCCTCCTATGCAGGGATTTCTGAGACCATTATCTGCTTTGCTATTTATGAAAGTTTAAAGAAGTACTTAAAGGAAGTACAACTGCCCCCTTCTTCTAGCGGAACCGAGAGAACCTCCACAAGCTTCTTTGCACTGatggttgctgctgctgtttccaagggctgtgcctcctgcaTTGCTTATCCTCATGGTATGTTAACCCTTCCATTCCTGAGTGCAGTACAACAGCTGCTGCCTGAATCCAAGACAAATGATGGGTCTAGGGCTGTAAAACCCTGAGTTGTTCAAAGGGCCAAATGCACTTCACTTTGGCTTCTGCACTGGCATTTTCACTACTGGTCCCACAATTCCTAGTTAGACGTGATTGGTGATTGGGATTTGCTGGTTTAAAAACAACTCAGAAACCACCAAAAAACTGATGGTctaatgtttctgttttcactgCTAGCCACAGCTGGTAAGTACCCAGGGcctctgggattctgggattaGGGTGTGGGAAGCACTTGGGGACTGAACAGTGTTAGTCTTTTAGGACAGATGTGAATGGTATGGTTGTGTAGAAGGAGCAATATTGATCATATGAGCATCAGTAAAGCATTTAGATCTGTATTAGCTTCAATGAGCAAATCATCCCTTTATTCCACATGAAAGAGAACTGCTCTGTAGCTCCTGCTGGTGCCTGAGGGCTCCAtggctgggtgtgctggctgGCACTTGTGCAGGTGTCCAtgtccctggctctgcacacaggagctgtgctggcactggcacttCCCCTGTAACTCTGGGCTCTGCCTTGCAGAGGTGATCCGGACACGGCTGCGGGAGGAGGGCACCAAGTACAAGACTTTCCTGCAGACAGCTCGGCTGGTGGCACGGGAAGAGGGGTACCTGGCCTTCTACAGAGGACTCTTTGCCCAGCTCATCAGGCAGATACCAAACACAGCCATTGTCTTGTCCACCTACGAGTTGATTGTCTATCTCTTGGAGGACCACACCAAGTAGCAGAGCCAAGATCCCTGTTACAGACTGAAGACCAATTTCTTCATTGAACAAAAAGTCTTTTAAGAGACTGTTGtaggtggcagtgctggtggaaACACTACAAGTCTGTGACCATCTGTGGATATTTCCTTTTGGACTCATGTTTTCAAAAAAGGTCTCAAGTTATTAATGTTAATagttaattataatttttttaaacttgataATTAAATGCtactaaattaaattacagtatttaatttaattatatgTTTGTCCTTTTCCTTAAGCACAGCCATATGTGGTCAAGGAATGTACCTCATACTATCAAGTGATCTCTTGGACTGATGTTCATTAAAGCTGTATTAAAACAGGAGAACTGGCTTGGACATTTGAAACTGTTCTTACAACTGGGTTATATTGCTTTTGAGCACTGTAACAGCCTAAGTGCCCAAATAAGTTTGAGGGtagttctgtttttttcagggTGCATCGTTCACTTCTATGTGAACACCCTGGAGTGTTCCAGTAGGACAAActtgtttctgttttgatgGTATGAACTGTGCACACCAGCATCTCTTAGAAAAGCCACTTGCACTGGCAATATGATGGTGGGAGGCTTTTAGTGAAAATGTAATTACAGTTCTGTGTGCCCTGTGCATCGGGGATGCTTCGTTATGGTACTGGCTATGAGCAGATCTGTCCTGGCTTTTAGACCTTGCTTTGGTGCAGGCCTGGGAGCATAAGGACAGTCAGTCACTGTGGCCTGGCTGCCCTGTGGAAGCTCCACAAGATAAAGATTTTCAACAGTTCTCATGATACAATTCTTGCCTTTCACTTATAAATCAAATATCCTGCGTACTTGAGATTAGTTCTTTCAAAAGCATTTGAATGTGCTTTCAGTCTAATAATCTTCACCCCACTTGTATTGCAGCAGCACCTTGTGATTCAAATGTGGCATATGAATTACTACTGACAGGGCAGGGTAACGTATTTTAGGCTCTGCCCTTCTGTTGATCAGTGTCATTTGCTTTGGCAGCTGAGACAAACACTGCACATCTGAGCCCAGCTTTGGCCTTTCCTCTGAGGCAACAACGAGCTCCTGGTGATCTGAGCAGGGGCTGAGTCCTGGAGCATCAACAAGTGTTTGTGGGCAGCTCTGACTTCAGGGACtgctcacagcagagatgtgagcatgggcagcactgggagacTCACTGGGAGTGGGGCTGCCTGTGATCAGGTGGAGTTTTCAGGCTGGGATGTTGTTGCAGAAATTGGATGGGCTGATGACTGGATTCAAAGCTTTCCGTTTGTTCCCAGTAGACCCCAGCTGATGACTGGTACTTGAGGTCATGTTTGACATCAGTATGATGTAGGAGCTTAGTGCAAAGAGAGTGGAATATGTGTGTACCTCATTATGAggcaaaactgcaaaaaataacTGATTTCTATTATGTCTTCCTGGAAATAACTTATCAGATTGCCCCTAAGCTAAAATAGGAAACACTTGAATAAAAATTGGCTTTTTTTATGGAGATGATGAACAGCAAAAGCTTCAGGCTCTTTATAGGAGGCAAAACTGTCAAACAGTGTTTCTATTTTTGAGAACTAGGACACTTGTAGTGCTACTCTGAAACATTTTCTGAGATTTGCTTTCCTAAATTAGCATTCCTCTGTTCTTCCAGTGCACTAGCTCATTTCTAAAATGTTAGTCAAATGTGTAGACTGCTGATGTCTTTTGAGAATGAGGGGAGGGAACTCCAACCCTTTTGAGAAGTCTGGGACTTGGTAAGagagaaattgaaaaaatttttgttttgtctaaATCTGATGGGAAATCAGGAATTCTGcaggatttttggttttgtcctTCAAACTTTGCTACCAATCCTGACAGAATTAGTCTTAATTTGATAAGGGGTTAATAAGCTATATTGGGAGATAATAGAGTTTCTGAATTGGTATaattaaatcctttttcctccctctctctaacagaatttttaaaattcactagCCCTTGACTCCTTAAACCCTGTAAAGAGTTACCATTTTTAGGTGATGCTCTGTGAGCAATCCTATTGATGTCACTGAGTATGGAATAAGCCTATTACCAGAGGGGAGAATTTGAGGTAGCTTTTTCCAAAACGATACCTGAACTTAAAAATAACCAACAACCTTTCTCTGCTTGTCAAAGTAAATCTAAAGGAATTTTTCactgttctttcttcttctccagctTCTACAGAAAGTCATTTTCATGGAAGGTAGGTAAAGGCTTCATTACTAGACCCTTTGTAGCTTAATCACCAGTAAGGTGATGAAACTACTGCTATCTGAAGTGACCACAAAGATTCCATGGACTTTACCAGGACTGTGCCTGTTTCCATTCATAAATTATCAGTTAAATAGAAATTACACACATACTGTTTGGTGCAATATTAGGAGCTACTcgtgggttttgttttggaagtATTTTGGAGCCACTCGAGGATTTCCCAATCCTTACACTCCCTTTAGATATCTGTGGTTGCCTTGATAGTCCTTCAAAATATCTGCATATGCTGGGAATTGTGCTCCATGGACTGTGATTGTGCTCCTTGCACAAGTTCCTCATTAGCTCCTTTAAGGAGGAAACTAGACTTTAAACAATGCACCTCTGCTTGGACTGCTAGTACAGATAGAGCTGCTAGGAAGGGAGGGACTTGTGTAGGAAAAACAGATCAGTCCTGGAGGCCACGCAGGAGCTCTTGGTGTGCCAAATCACTGGGTgggttttcttcctcctttgccTATCATTTGGCCTCATAATACAATCCCTAAGTAATTGCACTAAACAATGGAAGAGAGATGGAAGAATTACGTGCCTTTTAAATTCGTTGAGATGGAATATTCACTGTTACTCTGCAGAATTAATTTACATGGTTAAATCCATACAGATGGAAATGGAACAGTGAAAAGTCCAACCATAGTTAAGCTTAAAAATCCAGCTTACTCCCAGCACAAGTATTTGTCTAGGAAGAGCTTTTCCATTTATGCCTTTTAAGAAACACAATGCTGACATAACGTGGAACTCGTGAATTTTAAGAAATTCTATTGTGCTGAGaagttttcctttattttaatcACAAAAGCAGCTACACCATTTGAAGCTGGGTCAGTCTCATATTTTGGAGAGACCTTAACCTCTTTCATGTGAATTCACAGCACAATTGTCAAACAAGCAGTTCTGTGAGAACAGCAGATGCCATTAAGGGACCAGAGAATGTCTGGGGTTACCTTCCTTTTGAGGGGACAGCTCCTGACCAAGAGCCGGTTCTGTGCCTGGTCCCAGAGCCCTCGGTCTGTGCCGTTTGTGCTGCTGCGCTGGATCTGCTGAGGGGTTTGAAGCCTTTTCccctcagagctggggctgtgaggggctggggaggccGAGGGTCACCCATGGTGGTCTGCAGCACCCCCTGAGGGAAGGAGACAGAGATCTCTGCCCGCTGTGGGCACAGACCGTGGATTTGTGCCGGGAGGGTTGGGTGCGATGTCAGCTTCTCCCCTCAGAGGGTTCAGGCACTGCCcattccccagggaatggtcccgaGGCTGCCTAAGCACCAGGAGTGTTCGGACAGCGCTGCCAGGGGtgccagggtgggattttggggtgtcaggaGCTGTCCCTCCACCTCAGGATACTCCTTACAGGACCGGGGGCTGCACTGtctcccctccagcccaggaTATTCTGTGTGGGGCTGCActgtgtcccctccagcccaggaTATTCTGTGTGGGGCCGGGGCTGCActgtgtcccctccagcccaggaTATTCCGCGCAGTGCAGGCTGCGCGGCCGCCCTCGGCCGGGGCCTGTCCCTGTTGTCACACAGAAATCTAATTTTAGGAGCGGCGATGCCGCCCCGTTGCGAGCTGCGTGCGCCGGGCGCCGGGCCAGGCACGACCTccccgggccgcccccgccgccggggcagcgccgggcccgggccgcccccgccgccacGACCGCGGCCTTTCGGCGCTGACTCACGGCGGCCCCGCCGCACGACTCCGGCCCCGCCGTGAGTCACGCGCCGCCCCCGCGGGccgcggggcgggccgggcggcggccgcgccccTACAAAGCGGCTCCGCCACCGCTGGGGCAGCGCCGGCATGGACGGAGCCGGGCTGGGCGCCACCGCCTGCGCCGCGGCCGCGGGGCTGCTGCTCTACCGCATCGCGCGGAGGTACGGCCGGGACGGGGATGGGTCCGTGGAGGCAGCGAGGGAAGGacgggagggagggaggaaagaagggaggaggaggaggagaaggagggagccagggccagggccagggccatGGCGGGATGCGGCCCGGGCGGCGGGAAGGCGCCACGCGGGGCCCGGGCCGCTCCCGGCTCTGCGGAGCCCGGCACGGTCCTAGCCAGGCCCGGGCCCCTCAGCGCGGCCAGCGGCAGAATGTGTGGGGGAATGGCCGCAGGCGTTCGACGTATCCCGGGAATGGCTTTGTGTGCCGGGCTCAGCATCCCGGGCGCACTgcggggggagcggggagcgcgCCCAGACACCGCCGGGACCCGGCCCTGCCCCGGCGGGGCTCCCCGCTGGTTTAATGGAATCCCTGAGGCAGCGAAAGAGAGGATCCTGCTCCTTCGGCTGGTTGGTGTGGGGTGAAGTAAAGATTCCTGGGGAACAGGTCTGTAAAAGAACAACGGTCAGCACAGCGCTAGAACTTGGGGAGAATCTATACAAGTCAAAATTATTGATTAGGGACCAGAattctttgtttcttaattGCACGGAACCTTCCTGACTTTAGAACAAATTCAGAGCAATTGAGAACCAGGTTTGAAAAGCATTAGGAGAGATGTCGTGATTCAGATCtcataaaaggagaaaagcttAATTTGACGGATTCTAATCTGGCATAGCATGATAGGAACGTAGGGATCTGTGGAATATGAGGCATTTCAGTCTTTGTAGCAGCAATAGATTTTGCAGTCTGCTGATCTATTAAATGCCTCTATTGGAGGCAAGCCAGTCCCAAGGGCTCCCTGTGTTAAGGTTCACTTCAAGTTTATGCTTTGCAAGAGAAGCATATTCCTACATCCTCAGTGTGATGCCTAAGGTTTGCTCTAAAGCATTTGCTGTTTATTTAACCATATCAGTGATCAATGGCACATTAGCCCATATACAAGACTTGGCAATTCTATGACATATTTAGGGTAGCCAAGAAATCCAAGTGGCCTAAAGTGAAGCAGGCAAGATTTCTTTGACCCAGTTGAGGCTAGTGTGCCTTTTGAGGGAGGAGATTGGGTTTGTTTTGCTCAAGTTTATCAAAAGATCTCTGGAATGGAAAGCATTTCTTCCCAAATCCTCGAAGACTGCCAGTAAATTCTTTCAGATGATCTTGATAATTCTTTGAggctctgtgtttgtgtttctcagtgctATTCTGATACTTCTGAATTTCTTATTCTGCCTTAAGTAAATCACTCTTCCATAGTCATCAAGGACGACAGCTTAATAAGGGACACAGGCATGATGTCAGGCATAGATATGatgctgcctttgctttttgtttatcAAGCAGATAAAATATTTGATGTCCAGATAGGAACAGAACCTGGAGTGGTTATCACTGGGTGTGTGTCCTTGCCTGAGTCCCTGGGCACCTTTTTTCTGGTTGAGGGGACACCTTGGGGGAGGACAGGCTGCATTGTGACTTACATCACTGGACTAGAAATTTGGTCTTGTGGCTAAATCTTGTCTGTAGCTGCTAGTTCTGTATTCTAGTTCACCTGCTGGAATCTAGGCAACTGTGCTATGTTCTTCTTGCAttggaaaatgggatttggcATTGGGTCTGCCCTGACAGCCCCCTTTACTGACAGGTGATGAGcatgggcacagcctggagcttcTGTGCCACCCAGGAGTTTCCctgccagggagctgagctcttAACCCAGTTGTGCCAACAGTGCCAGCACTTGGTCTGTCTAGCTGCTGCCAGATATGGTTTGATCAGAACTGATCGTGCAAAATAGCTCCTCTTCCCCATGTACTTTTTGTCCAGATTTGCTGGCCTAGCTATTTGAATAATTGCTTTGTAATCCAGTTGTGTCAGAATGAAGACTGCtgcttaaaatacttttaatggAGAATTGGGTTTTTCTTCTAATCCTTGGTAACCCAGCGAAGAACTGTGCATCCATCTGTGATCTCTTTCAAACTACAGAAAAGTAAACATCTTCATCTTCTGACTTAGTAGTGAAGAGGATGGGGAAtagatgcaaataaaaatattgacaaATCCAGTTTATTGCTGCCAGCACTTACCAAGGTAGCCTGTTGTTCTGGCAGTCCATTAGAAGCATGGACTTCAGCATGACTTTGAATGTGTGTGCAAACGAGGAGTAGTGAAAGTGCTGGGAGTTGGAAGAGCTGAAGTTCCTCCTTGCATTACATGACAGACACAAACTAATTGCTAACCAGTGTGTGTCAAtgggactgcagagctgcagcctgatTTTTGTGAGCAAAATTAAGGaatccagcagcttctcacaaaGGAACATTTTGTCATATTATCTGAGTAATGTCAGACTTTTAGGTGTTGATATCATAACTGAGTTTACTGCAGGTATTTTCCCCTCAATTTTATcttaagcaaatattttctaCCTGCAAAACAATTTGTGCAAACCTGGGAATGTTTTCTGGGCTTGGTCAGGTGTGCAGGTTACACAGGGAGTTAAGACAGCAAGTGAGCTGTGAATGGAATCTCTGTGCTGCAAACTCAGTCACTTTTTGTTGCTCAGGTTTTAGCTTGCAGGGAGGCTCTTGTCCGGTGAAGCTGATTCAGATTAGTACAGTGGTAGATGAACTCCTCAGGGATGATTTGCCTTTTGATTTGCAAGGGATTGAGCACATGGCAAAGGCTTGATTTTGTGTTGTCAGTCTCATACCAGGATCTGACTTTAGCAGTGTGTGCTTTAGCTcactgccctcagctgctgcctcagttcAGCCAAGGTAAATATAGCTCCAAAGTAGTTAAATGTGTATTTGAGAGTCTTTCCAAATGCAGAacttgctttttggtttttcagtCCTGCCCAATTGCTAGAAAATTAGCTACATGTAGCTACGTACATGTTTTTTCCTAAACAACCTTTTTCTCCCCTTGTTCTTGTTTTTGCATCCACCAGATTgagaatttggaatttttttgcaCCTATTTCTATGGCAACAGATTATagtaggaaggaaggaagtaTTATTGCCTTTTATCCTAAATAATCCAAGACTTAGCCAATTCTTTTGCATATATTGTCAGAATGAAGTGCTGCTATTTAATCCTTGGTAGTACTTCCTGAGCCTCAAGAGCTCAAGAGAAATGAAATCCTGTTTGGAAAAAGATGGAAAGGTCTCGAGTGTACTCAGGATTTGGTCTGATATTAGAGAGTTCTCAGGTAGGGTTTGGCACTGATGGTTTTTGCTTTATAGCATAACTGCTTTATTCATTTCTTCACCTGTGCTTTCCACTTCTGTTATCCTTGAAATTAGTGCTGTTGCCTCATGGAATTGAGAGCCTGGGGTGAGTAGATGCTGAGGGGTGGTGTTTATTTCCCTGGGTGCCAGAGgaaggggctgtggcagggctcTGAAGGGTgaggctcaggctgtgccctAGGAGCTGCAGGGTTTGTGTGCTTCATGTTAGATTTGCACAGCTTGTACACCTATGGTAGTGGGATTGGATAATACAGCAGGTGTTGCTGTTTTGACAAGTACTTGGCTGTTGGACAGCAGTAGCTCATGGATAACTCAGACTATCGACCTAGATTTGTCTGCTTTGAACtctgggttggtttggggtttattttttttcctgttagttTTAGCATTGATATTTTTAACTCAGATCAGTTGGGCCCCCTTGGCAGTGTAGAAAGTTGAGCAGGGAGTATTCATTTTAAGAGGGGTGTGGGTGTTTGCATCTATTTTGAGATGAGAATCTGTCATCCTAGTAGCTCCAGCCATTTTCTTTTAGCAGCTGGCAGAGAATCCTCTGTACATTCTGACTTTTCAGTGCTTCACTTCAAGCATATCCTCATTGTTAGTACCTAAACAGGAGGCTCAGGCATTGCTTGAGGGTTTGATGTTTTATGAACCAAATTTCTAGGCATGgccaatgggaatgggaaaaatgttAATTGTGGATATGCAGCTACAGAGGTAATGGTGAGGGGGAAGACCCAGCTGGCTGTTTGTTTGCAGGGTGCCAGACAGCATTGCTGCAGCATTCAGAtgtttcagcagcagagaacaTTTCCTAGAGCTGGGAGAAGttgctcccagctgggagcacttTGGCTGCTGTTAgttgctgccctgctgcattGGAGGCACACAGATAATCCCTGGTgaagctgggctgtggcagctgggTCCAGCTGTCTGCGTAGCTGGAATCCTGAATCCTGAGCAGCTGCCCTTCCTTGGAAGTGTGGCTGGGACTGGTTCTGGCAAACCCagacagctgggctgtgctgccttaACCTGCCAGGAATCTCCTGGGGATTGCTCTGAGTTTGGAGACAAATGCAGAGCTTCTCTGGCAGGCTCAGGGGTCAGGCACTGAAGTTCTGAGCTCGAGCATCTGTCACAACCTGTTGTGGTGGGGCCACTGCACAGCTGTTTGTCTGTACTGGCTGTTGTTTTAACACGATTGCTTTAGAAAACAAGGGGCTCATGGATCAAGGTCATTAGTCTTTATCCCTTCAGTTCTAGTGCATAAAAGCAGGGGATGGAATGTTGATTCCTCAGTTCCTTTAGTACCTAAATTGTGAAGAAACAGCTCTTTACAGTCGTGGAACCTCAGGATAATGTGATACGCCCATGTCCTTGAAAAATTTTCTACCAAGCAGGGCAGACAGAACTGTAACCATGAGCCTGTTTCCTGGCTTTCTGAGCACTGTCACAGTCTTGAGGATCCTGACTTCCTTTTCCTGGAATCCTGTGTATAAAGCATCAGTTCTATGTACCTTCTCACAGAATAGCACTGCTGATTATGGAGAGGACTTGTAACCCCAAACATACCCCTGAAAAACAGTGAAGTGGGTAAATCACAGGCTTGTTATTAGAGTTCTGGCATGTCCATGGTACTAGAACAGATTGTCAGGcagaatttatttctgctttaacaTTCCCTCTTTTCATTGCTAAAATGTCTACTCCAAGTCATGTCATTAAGCACACAGAATGGGAAGATTGGCTGTTTTCCCACATTTCACTGTTTGAAAGCCTTTGCTTCCCTGTCCATCAGCTGAGCTGAGTGCTCCTGGCTTTGCTCTGCCCACAGGAAGAAGCCCACACACGTGACAGTGAACTGCTGGTTCTGCAACCAGGACACGGTGGTGCCCTATGGGAACCGCAACTGCTGGGACTGCCCCAACTGTGAGCAGTACAACGGCTTCCAGGAGGtacaggggctggggggcaaTGGGGGGCCCTGGGGAGCCCTGATCCtcaggcagcacaggacaggtgAATGGCCAGCAGTTGgacagctggcagctctgtgctgagctcagcaccTCAGCTTGGAGAAGGAATCcgctgcactgggctgtgctgagtaGAGAGATCAAGACAAATTTCCCTCTCTTGCTTTAAAGGGCAGAAGTGGCCTTGGCATATCTCTGAAGAATGTTTTTTTCACAATTCTTCTCTGGTTTTGTATTCTCTTAAATAGCAAAGCCTGTCTTAATCTGAAACCCTGCACCACCAGCTACTTGTGATAGGTGTGCAGGACAGTGGGGATGGGAGGAAGATTTGAAgcattttgtctctttttttacttattttgttATATAGGTGAATGCTAATGAATTGTAGAGCTGCTGACAGAGCCTAGAGATTACCTTTAAGATTACTGTCAACCTAGCTTTGATTTTATGGTTGAATGTTTGCTTTTCCCCTGCCTTTTGTCAGAATGGAGACTACAAcaagcccatccctgcccagtACATGGAACACCTTAACCACGTTGTGTCAGGCAGTCCAACTTTCTGTGACCCTGCTAAACCACAGCAATGGGTGAGCAGCCAAATTCTGCTCTGCAAGAAATGCAACAACCATCAAACCATGAAAATCAAGCAGCTGGCTTCGTTCTCACCAAGGGAGGAGGTGAGTGTTCGTTAGGGACTGCCATCACTGAAGGATGTTTGTCCAAGGCATTCCCATCCATGtctgctcttcctgctctgtttaTTCCATGCTGCAGCCTAGTATGCAGGAGAGAGGGCAGTTTTCCAGTGTGTTGTGGAATGATACTCCAGCAGTCTTCAGAAGCACTGTGTGGCACTGCAGTGCAGAGAAGTTCAGTGATTAATGCTGCAAATTCACCTAATTCTACTTCAGAGCTGGAATGTTCCCCTGTTCTAGATGAGCACTGGAAATTGAAGCTTGAACCCAAGACATTTCTGAGATGATTTTACACCTCCAGTACTTCCCACAAGTTTGTGGGACCTGAGGGGCACAACAGCCCACTAGTTAACATGAAGCCTTAACAGATTTTGTGTTCCCAAGGCCCTGGTTGTGCTGCCCTGCATTTACAAGTGAAGTGGGAGAGGAATCCTGTGCAGCCACATGATTTCCCTGCTTAGGCATCTGTGCCTGGCAGGTGAAAGGGATTTTTATAGTTACAGCAAAAGGATTTCCCACTGAGCAATTTCTTGGTCTTTCCATTACTTAAGAATCATGGAAGGTGGGATAGTGGGGTTTCTCCTGTGCAGTTTTATGGCTCCCTGAAGTTTTGTGCAGAGAATTTAGTGCTGCCCTCCTTGGCCTTCAACCATGGTCAAGCCTGTGTTGTAGTGTGATGTGTCCATCCTCTGGCTTGCCTAATCCAGTCTGCTTTGTGTGATTATAGTGTGTTTAATCAGAATGACTCCCAGAGAACAGATTGAAATTTGATCACACTTAATGAGAATATCTTTGGCTGGTGCCCTTTTCTCAGCTTTATTTCTAGTCCCTGCCTCTTGCCAGACCTATCCAGTGTCTCAAGTACTGGCAGCCTTTGGCCCCTTTTTAGGCGTTCAGTCaactgcagtgcctgtgccagctgagAAACCTGGGATTGTGTTATCCAGGGTGCTTGGATAagggtggcagtgacagcagggccttgcacagcagggctggctgttcCAGGGAGAGAGACGAGCCTGGAGTG
This DNA window, taken from Oenanthe melanoleuca isolate GR-GAL-2019-014 chromosome 21, OMel1.0, whole genome shotgun sequence, encodes the following:
- the SLC25A33 gene encoding solute carrier family 25 member 33; amino-acid sequence: MAGGPQENTLLHLFAGGCGGTVGAIFTCPLEVIKTRLQSSKLAFRTVYYPQVQLGTLSGEGVVRPTSVSPGLFSVLKSILEKEGPRSLFRGLGPNLVGVAPSRAVYFACYSKAKEQFNSMFVPNSNIVHVCSAGSAAFITNSLMNPIWMVKTRMQLERKVRGSKPMNALQCARYVYQTEGIRGFYRGLTASYAGISETIICFAIYESLKKYLKEVQLPPSSSGTERTSTSFFALMVAAAVSKGCASCIAYPHEVIRTRLREEGTKYKTFLQTARLVAREEGYLAFYRGLFAQLIRQIPNTAIVLSTYELIVYLLEDHTK